In one Pangasianodon hypophthalmus isolate fPanHyp1 chromosome 22, fPanHyp1.pri, whole genome shotgun sequence genomic region, the following are encoded:
- the eef1e1 gene encoding eukaryotic translation elongation factor 1 epsilon-1 yields MALRELSSLEKFLGLKKLNKYSTQGQRKVPVLQNNSGPSLVGLATISSHLVHEAKRKELLGDSAEQRAVVQQWLEYRLTRLDNCSKDEIKIILKELNQYLVDKVYLAGNWITLADVLMYYGIHHIIMELAVQQKEKYLNVTRWFDHIQHYPGVRHHLPPVVVLRNRVYPSGHH; encoded by the exons ATGGCGTTGAGAGAGCTCTCTTCGTTGGAGAAATTTCTGGGATTGAAAAAGCTGAATAAATACAGTACGCAAGGACAAAGAAAG GTCCCTGTTCTCCAGAACAACAGTGGTCCATCTTTGGTTGGTTTGGCCACCATCAGCTCCCACCTGGTACATGAGGCTAAAAGAAAAGAGCTGCTGGGAGATTCAGCTGAGCAGAGAGCTGTTGTCCAGCAGTGGCTGGAGTATCGATTGACTCGACTTGATAACTGCTCTAAAGATGAGATCAAGATTATACTCAAG GAACTTAATCAGTACCTGGTGGATAAAGTGTATCTGGCTGGAAACTGGATCACTCTGGCAGATGTGCTGATGTACTATGGCATCCACCACATCATT ATGGAGCTTGCAGTACAGCAGAAAGAAAAGTACTTGAACGTGACCCGATGGTTTGATCACATCCAACACTATCCAGGAGTGCGTCATCACCTGCCGCCTGTGGTAGTTCTGAGGAACAGAGTTTACCCGAGCGGTCACCACTGA